The Streptomyces sp. NBC_01255 genome window below encodes:
- a CDS encoding metal-dependent hydrolase produces MMGPAHSLSGAAAWLGVGAAAAAFDRPMPWPVLLVGALICAGAALAPDLDHKSATISRAFGPVSKGLCEIVDKLSYAVYKATRSSADPRRSGGHRTLTHTWLWAVLIGAGASVAAVTGGRWAVLAILFVHLVLAVEGLLWRAARMSSDVLVWLLGATSAWILAGVLDKPGNGADWFFTGPGQEYLWLGLPIVLGALVHDIGDALTVSGCPILWPIPVGRKRWYPIGPPKGMRFRAGSWVELKVLMPAFMLLGGVGGASALGFF; encoded by the coding sequence ATGATGGGACCGGCGCACTCACTGTCCGGAGCGGCCGCCTGGCTGGGTGTGGGAGCGGCCGCCGCCGCCTTCGACCGCCCGATGCCGTGGCCCGTTCTCCTCGTCGGGGCTCTCATCTGCGCGGGCGCCGCCCTCGCCCCCGACCTCGACCACAAGTCGGCGACGATCTCCCGCGCCTTCGGGCCGGTCTCCAAGGGCCTCTGCGAGATCGTCGACAAGCTCTCGTACGCCGTCTACAAGGCCACCCGCTCCTCCGCCGACCCCCGCAGGTCCGGCGGGCACCGGACCCTCACCCACACCTGGCTCTGGGCCGTCCTGATCGGCGCCGGCGCCTCGGTCGCGGCGGTCACCGGCGGCCGGTGGGCGGTCCTGGCCATCCTCTTCGTCCACCTGGTCCTCGCCGTGGAAGGCCTGCTGTGGCGGGCCGCCCGGATGTCCAGCGACGTCCTGGTCTGGCTGCTCGGCGCGACCAGCGCCTGGATCCTCGCGGGCGTGCTCGACAAGCCCGGCAACGGCGCGGACTGGTTCTTCACCGGCCCCGGCCAGGAGTACCTGTGGCTCGGCCTGCCGATCGTCCTCGGCGCCCTCGTCCACGACATCGGCGACGCCCTGACGGTCTCCGGCTGCCCGATCCTGTGGCCCATTCCGGTGGGCCGGAAGCGCTGGTACCCGATCGGCCCGCCGAAGGGGATGCGCTTCCGGGCCGGCAGCTGGGTCGAGCTGAAGGTCCTCATGCCCGCCTTCATGCTGCTCGGCGGGGTCGGGGGAGCGTCGGCGCTCGGCTTCTTCTAG
- a CDS encoding TetR/AcrR family transcriptional regulator has translation MTGTSEARTAAPRAGRGRRERLRAETTAEIKDTALRLMTSGGPDAITLRAIAREMGMTANAIYGYFATRDDLVTTLVDDVYSALADAVDAAWATAPAGDPAARILAWSRAFRDWALANPEGFRLIYGDPVPGYRAPEGGPAPDAARRVCTGLAGLAAAAWPYAEPQYRDSAFTWSDFDAGLLDKVRPAFPELPPAAVALALRLWGHLHGLVTLEVYGHLRRQTASPDKLFREELTQLVRTLGVPPAGSEKSGKKN, from the coding sequence ATGACCGGGACATCGGAAGCACGGACAGCGGCCCCACGGGCCGGCCGGGGACGCCGTGAGCGACTACGGGCCGAGACGACGGCCGAGATCAAGGACACGGCCCTGCGGCTGATGACCTCCGGCGGGCCCGACGCGATCACGCTGCGGGCCATCGCCCGCGAGATGGGCATGACGGCCAACGCGATCTACGGCTACTTCGCCACCCGCGACGACCTGGTCACCACGCTCGTCGACGACGTGTACTCCGCCCTGGCCGACGCCGTGGACGCGGCCTGGGCGACCGCCCCCGCCGGGGACCCGGCCGCCCGGATCCTGGCCTGGTCCCGGGCCTTCCGCGACTGGGCCCTGGCCAACCCCGAGGGCTTCCGGCTGATCTACGGCGACCCCGTGCCCGGCTACCGGGCCCCGGAGGGCGGACCGGCCCCGGACGCGGCCCGCCGGGTGTGCACCGGCCTCGCCGGGCTCGCGGCGGCGGCCTGGCCGTATGCCGAACCCCAGTACCGGGACTCCGCGTTCACCTGGTCCGACTTCGACGCCGGGCTCCTCGACAAGGTACGGCCGGCGTTCCCCGAGCTGCCGCCCGCCGCCGTCGCACTGGCCCTGCGCCTCTGGGGGCATCTGCACGGCCTGGTGACCCTGGAGGTGTACGGGCATCTGCGCCGCCAGACCGCGAGCCCGGACAAGCTCTTCCGGGAGGAACTGACCCAGCTCGTACGGACACTGGGCGTCCCTCCGGCCGGCTCCGAGAAGAGCGGGAAGAAGAACTAG
- a CDS encoding NAD(P)-dependent oxidoreductase, producing MRIGVIGATGTIGSRVVAEALDRGHHIRAFGRDTSEAAAGETRENITWASLDVLDPEGIAAVLPGLDVLISAFQPGNAARDLTDTVWRSIADAGVYATAARALLTALETHPRTRLIVIGGAGSLEIEPGVVLADAEERLHETLDSVGLPRAYAAAVRGHRDALNVLRTSNRRWTYFSPAEDIAPGERTGRFRIGEDQPVRDAEGRSRVSAEDAAVALVDEAELPRFVQRRFTIGY from the coding sequence ATGCGCATCGGAGTCATCGGAGCCACCGGCACCATCGGCAGCCGCGTCGTCGCGGAGGCCCTGGACCGCGGGCACCACATCAGGGCCTTCGGCCGCGACACCAGCGAGGCGGCGGCCGGTGAGACCCGCGAGAACATCACCTGGGCGAGCCTCGACGTCCTCGACCCCGAGGGCATCGCCGCCGTCCTGCCCGGGCTCGACGTCCTGATCAGCGCCTTCCAGCCCGGCAACGCCGCCCGCGACCTCACCGACACCGTGTGGCGCTCCATCGCCGACGCCGGCGTCTACGCCACCGCGGCCCGCGCCCTGCTCACGGCCCTGGAGACCCACCCCAGGACCCGGCTCATCGTCATCGGCGGCGCCGGCAGCCTGGAGATCGAGCCCGGAGTGGTGCTCGCCGACGCGGAGGAGCGGCTCCACGAGACCCTCGACTCCGTCGGGCTGCCCCGCGCCTACGCGGCGGCGGTACGCGGCCACCGGGACGCCCTGAACGTGCTGCGCACCTCGAACCGCCGGTGGACCTACTTCAGCCCCGCCGAGGACATCGCGCCCGGCGAGCGCACCGGCCGCTTCCGCATAGGCGAGGACCAGCCGGTCCGGGACGCCGAGGGACGCAGCCGCGTCTCGGCGGAGGACGCCGCCGTGGCGCTCGTCGACGAGGCGGAGCTGCCCCGCTTCGTCCAGCGCCGGTTCACCATCGGCTACTGA
- a CDS encoding ABC transporter ATP-binding protein produces the protein MIGLAPPEYDPAAPTTATTLPVAAGATVRIYVRELLRRHRRAFALLIGVNAVAVIASMTGPYLLGSVVDELSAGARDLHLERTVALFAVALLVQTFFVRLVRLRGAMLGEEMLADLREDFLVRSVGLPPGVLERAGTGDLLSRITTDIDRLANAMREAVPQLAIGVVWVGLLLGGLAVTAPPLALAALLAAPVLIVGCRWYFKRAPSAYRSESAGYAAVAAALAETVDAGRTVESHRLGARRIALSDRRITEWVAWERYTLFLRSVLFPVVTLTHTTVLCGVLLLGGVFVFQGWIDVGQLTTGALLAQMLVDPIGIVLRWYDELQVAQVSLGRLVGVRDIEPAAGDHEVRPDGRDVRADEVRFGYREGVDVLHEVSLKVAPGTRLALVGPSGAGKSTLGRLLAGIYAPRTGSVTLGAAELARMPAERVREHVALVNQEHHVFVGSLRDNLLLARTGAADAELWEALSAVDAEGWARGLDEGLDTEVGSGGRSLTPAQAQQVALARLVLADPHTLVLDEATSLLDPRAARHLERSLSRVLDGRTVVAIAHRLHTAHDADLIAVVEAGRISELGSHDELVAADGAYAALWRSWHG, from the coding sequence ATGATCGGCCTGGCGCCACCGGAGTACGACCCGGCGGCCCCCACGACGGCGACGACACTGCCCGTCGCGGCCGGCGCGACCGTACGGATCTACGTACGGGAGCTGCTGCGCCGCCACCGCAGGGCGTTCGCGCTGCTCATCGGGGTGAACGCGGTCGCCGTGATCGCCTCGATGACCGGCCCGTACCTCCTCGGTTCGGTGGTGGACGAGCTGAGCGCAGGGGCCCGCGACCTCCATCTGGAGCGGACGGTCGCGCTGTTCGCGGTCGCCCTGCTCGTCCAGACGTTCTTCGTGCGGCTCGTCCGGCTGCGCGGGGCGATGCTCGGCGAGGAGATGCTCGCCGATCTGCGCGAGGACTTCCTCGTCCGTTCCGTGGGCCTGCCGCCCGGCGTCCTCGAACGGGCCGGGACGGGCGATCTGCTCTCCCGCATCACCACGGACATCGACCGGCTCGCCAACGCGATGCGCGAGGCCGTGCCCCAGCTGGCCATCGGTGTCGTCTGGGTGGGGCTGCTGCTCGGCGGGCTCGCGGTGACCGCGCCCCCGCTCGCGCTCGCGGCCCTGCTCGCGGCGCCGGTCCTCATCGTGGGCTGCCGCTGGTACTTCAAGCGGGCGCCGTCCGCGTACCGCTCGGAGTCCGCGGGGTACGCGGCGGTCGCCGCCGCGCTGGCCGAGACGGTCGACGCGGGCCGCACCGTGGAGTCGCACCGCCTCGGCGCACGGCGCATCGCCCTCTCCGACCGGCGCATCACCGAGTGGGTGGCGTGGGAAAGGTACACACTTTTCCTGCGGTCGGTGCTCTTCCCGGTCGTCACGCTCACGCACACGACGGTGCTGTGCGGCGTCCTCCTCCTCGGCGGGGTGTTCGTCTTCCAGGGCTGGATCGACGTGGGCCAGCTGACGACGGGCGCGCTGCTCGCCCAGATGCTGGTGGACCCGATCGGGATCGTCCTCCGCTGGTACGACGAGCTCCAGGTCGCGCAGGTCTCGCTGGGCCGGCTCGTCGGCGTCCGGGACATCGAACCGGCCGCGGGCGACCACGAGGTACGGCCCGACGGGCGCGACGTCCGCGCGGACGAGGTCCGGTTCGGCTACCGCGAGGGCGTCGACGTGCTGCACGAGGTGTCCCTGAAGGTGGCGCCGGGCACCCGGCTCGCCCTCGTGGGCCCGTCGGGCGCGGGCAAGTCCACGCTCGGCCGGCTGCTCGCGGGCATCTACGCCCCAAGGACGGGCTCGGTCACCCTCGGCGCCGCCGAGCTGGCGCGGATGCCCGCCGAGCGGGTCCGCGAGCACGTGGCCCTGGTCAATCAGGAGCACCACGTCTTCGTCGGCTCGCTCCGGGACAATCTGCTGCTCGCCCGCACCGGCGCCGCCGACGCCGAGCTGTGGGAGGCCCTCTCCGCGGTGGACGCGGAGGGGTGGGCCCGGGGCCTCGACGAGGGCCTGGACACCGAGGTCGGCTCGGGCGGCCGTTCGCTCACGCCGGCGCAGGCGCAGCAGGTCGCGCTCGCCCGGCTCGTCCTCGCGGACCCGCACACGCTGGTCCTGGACGAGGCGACCTCGCTGCTCGACCCGAGGGCGGCCCGGCACCTGGAGCGGTCCCTCTCCCGCGTGCTCGACGGGCGTACGGTCGTGGCCATCGCGCACCGGCTGCACACCGCGCACGACGCCGATCTGATCGCGGTGGTGGAGGCCGGCCGGATCAGCGAGCTCGGCAGCCACGACGAGCTGGTGGCGGCCGACGGGGCGTACGCGGCGCTGTGGCGGTCCTGGCACGGCTGA
- a CDS encoding ABC transporter ATP-binding protein, which translates to MQIRDLPYADPGVPDVRSGTRFLFWLGRNQLGGQVKALLWGLLLQLGIAGLPLGVGVAVQAVVDRDGGRLGLAAGLLVAFGLAIAVGDTMLHRVAVTNWITAAARVQQLLSRKTAELGSVLTRRVAAGEVVSVSTGDVEKIGWFVEALSRFAAAALSLLIVCVALVVYQPALGVVVAIGVPVLALAVLPLLPRATRRADVQREKAGKATELASDTVAGLRVLRGIGGEELFLGRYRAASQEVRKAAVHSARMWALIAAIQVLLPGILLIVVVAYGARLALDGRITVGELVTVYGAVALTHHPMRNFEEIAMAFSFSRPSAKRAARVLALTRTTSTTDAAGEERKATGDLYDPLTGLLAPAGRFTAVVCGDPDLAGRLADRLGGHPAEEDTEERAHTSVLLGGVPLDELPLADARTAVLVQDKDPVLLSGTLRELLDVPSSGAVRAEDALAAAQCGDVLDALAQASVDTDGDPMRTRITERGRSLSGGQRQRLALARSLVTDPEVLVLDEPTSAVDSHTESRVADGIARLREGGTTVVLASSPLLLDRADRVVLIHEGQAVAVGTHRELLAAEPRYRAVVTRETDEELAAVSRLADELEALEGETA; encoded by the coding sequence ATGCAGATTCGAGATCTTCCCTACGCCGACCCAGGGGTCCCCGATGTCCGCTCGGGCACCCGGTTCCTCTTCTGGCTCGGCCGCAACCAGCTCGGCGGGCAGGTGAAGGCCCTCCTCTGGGGACTGCTCCTCCAGTTGGGCATCGCCGGGCTGCCGCTCGGCGTCGGCGTCGCCGTACAGGCGGTCGTGGACCGTGACGGCGGGCGGCTCGGCCTCGCCGCGGGCCTGCTCGTGGCCTTCGGGCTCGCGATCGCGGTCGGCGACACGATGCTGCACCGCGTGGCCGTCACCAACTGGATCACCGCCGCCGCGCGGGTGCAGCAGCTCCTCTCCCGCAAGACCGCCGAGCTGGGTTCGGTCCTGACCCGGCGGGTCGCCGCGGGCGAAGTCGTATCCGTTTCCACGGGCGACGTCGAGAAAATCGGCTGGTTCGTCGAGGCGCTGTCCCGGTTCGCCGCCGCGGCCCTCTCCCTGCTGATCGTCTGCGTGGCCCTCGTCGTCTACCAGCCCGCCCTGGGCGTCGTCGTCGCCATCGGCGTCCCCGTCCTCGCCCTCGCCGTGCTGCCGCTCCTCCCCCGCGCGACCCGCCGGGCGGACGTCCAGCGCGAGAAGGCGGGCAAGGCCACGGAGCTGGCCTCCGACACCGTCGCCGGGCTCCGCGTCCTGCGCGGCATCGGCGGCGAGGAGCTGTTCCTCGGCCGCTACCGCGCCGCGTCCCAGGAGGTCCGCAAGGCCGCCGTGCACAGCGCGCGGATGTGGGCGCTGATCGCCGCGATCCAGGTCCTCCTGCCCGGCATCCTGCTCATCGTCGTGGTGGCGTACGGCGCGCGACTCGCGCTCGACGGGCGGATCACGGTCGGCGAACTCGTCACCGTGTACGGCGCCGTGGCCCTCACGCATCATCCGATGCGGAACTTCGAGGAGATCGCGATGGCCTTCTCCTTCTCCCGGCCGTCGGCGAAGCGGGCCGCCCGGGTCCTCGCGCTGACCCGCACCACGAGCACCACCGACGCCGCGGGCGAGGAGCGCAAGGCGACCGGTGATCTGTACGACCCGCTGACCGGACTGCTCGCCCCCGCCGGCCGGTTCACGGCCGTCGTCTGCGGCGACCCGGACCTGGCCGGACGGCTCGCGGACCGGCTCGGCGGCCACCCCGCCGAAGAGGACACCGAGGAGCGGGCCCACACCTCGGTCCTGCTCGGCGGGGTCCCGCTGGACGAGCTGCCGCTCGCGGACGCCCGTACGGCCGTCCTCGTCCAGGACAAGGACCCGGTCCTGCTCTCGGGCACCCTCCGGGAACTCCTCGACGTGCCCTCGTCGGGCGCGGTCCGGGCCGAGGACGCGCTCGCCGCCGCCCAGTGCGGCGACGTCCTCGACGCGCTCGCCCAGGCCTCCGTCGACACCGACGGAGACCCCATGCGGACCCGGATCACCGAGCGGGGCCGGTCGCTCTCCGGCGGCCAGCGCCAGCGGCTCGCGCTCGCCCGCTCGCTGGTGACCGACCCGGAGGTGCTCGTCCTCGACGAGCCCACCTCGGCGGTCGACTCGCACACCGAGTCCCGGGTGGCGGACGGGATCGCCCGGCTGCGCGAAGGCGGGACCACCGTGGTCCTCGCCTCCTCGCCGCTGCTCCTGGACCGCGCCGACCGGGTCGTCCTCATCCACGAGGGCCAGGCGGTCGCCGTCGGCACCCACCGCGAACTGCTCGCCGCCGAGCCCCGCTACCGCGCGGTCGTCACCCGAGAGACGGACGAGGAGCTCGCCGCGGTGAGTCGCCTCGCCGACGAACTCGAAGCACTGGAAGGGGAAACGGCATGA
- a CDS encoding peptide-N4-asparagine amidase, whose product MRSLKIMSMLSGLVLAAGALLTAQPAAADGPNGPTPPAEFTSDWHDPVTAAPPVETPGTRSCEVVLAAAQFRDFTPYQGGYTPPKECGTRWNKVVLRLEGSVEGRQYDRLGYVTVGGVEILRTSTPQPSPDGITWSVEKDVTRYRDTLSRPQPVEMLIGNVVNETYTGVLDVRVTLTFHTAEGRVKPAAGTPDRVIPLTGSTLTTPRNTERLLAEVYATGSGGGCEEYWYLSVPDAAPYSCRATDGPHREVRVSVDGRLAGIAAPFPTVWTGGWSNPFLWYVTPGPRAFDVQPIVYDLTPFAALLNDGRAHRVEVSVAGVPAGLSGWSVPTNMLLWQDEGSRVVTGGLDRHEESAPRNSSVYTAASGSSPHTVDTGAGHRLTVAGHLNTSHGRVVTTVDRTVGHTSAHRWGEGENPDAFTARWTDDETVTSGRTVTRVHRAYTMDGETTIGAGDRLRTVLTLGDRADTVVLRDGRRLSWSHLDDTYTGDATYTTGVPRDQRHAVGTTTERYRLYGSDGCHDRTLTTVQGTLTEDRRRC is encoded by the coding sequence ATGAGATCACTCAAGATCATGAGCATGCTCAGCGGTCTGGTCCTCGCCGCCGGAGCGCTGCTCACCGCCCAGCCGGCCGCCGCCGACGGTCCGAACGGCCCGACGCCCCCGGCCGAGTTCACCAGCGACTGGCACGACCCGGTCACCGCCGCCCCGCCCGTCGAGACCCCCGGCACCCGCAGCTGCGAGGTCGTCCTCGCCGCCGCCCAGTTCCGCGACTTCACCCCGTACCAGGGCGGATACACCCCGCCGAAGGAGTGCGGCACCCGCTGGAACAAGGTCGTCCTCCGCCTCGAAGGAAGCGTCGAGGGCCGCCAGTACGACCGCCTCGGCTACGTCACCGTCGGAGGCGTCGAGATCCTCCGCACCTCGACGCCCCAGCCCTCACCCGACGGCATCACCTGGTCCGTCGAGAAGGACGTCACGCGCTACCGCGACACCCTCAGCCGCCCGCAGCCCGTCGAGATGCTCATCGGCAATGTCGTGAACGAGACGTACACCGGCGTCCTCGACGTCCGGGTCACCCTCACCTTCCACACCGCCGAGGGTCGCGTGAAGCCCGCCGCGGGCACCCCCGACCGGGTTATTCCGCTCACCGGCTCCACCCTCACCACCCCGCGCAACACCGAACGGCTGCTCGCCGAGGTGTACGCCACCGGCTCCGGCGGCGGCTGCGAGGAGTACTGGTACCTCTCCGTCCCCGACGCCGCCCCGTACTCCTGCCGGGCGACCGACGGCCCGCACCGCGAGGTCCGCGTCTCCGTGGACGGCCGGCTCGCGGGCATCGCGGCCCCCTTCCCCACGGTCTGGACCGGCGGCTGGTCCAATCCCTTCCTCTGGTACGTCACCCCCGGCCCGCGCGCCTTCGACGTCCAGCCGATCGTCTACGACCTCACCCCCTTCGCCGCCCTCCTCAACGACGGCCGCGCCCACCGCGTGGAGGTCTCGGTCGCCGGCGTCCCGGCCGGCCTGAGCGGCTGGTCCGTCCCCACCAACATGCTGCTCTGGCAGGACGAGGGCAGCCGGGTCGTCACCGGCGGGCTCGACCGGCACGAGGAGAGCGCCCCGCGCAACTCCTCCGTGTACACGGCGGCCTCCGGCAGCTCCCCGCACACCGTCGACACCGGTGCCGGGCACCGGCTCACCGTCGCCGGACACCTGAACACCTCGCACGGCAGGGTCGTCACCACCGTCGACCGGACCGTCGGCCACACCTCCGCCCACCGCTGGGGCGAGGGCGAGAACCCGGACGCGTTCACCGCGCGCTGGACGGACGACGAGACCGTCACCAGCGGCCGGACCGTCACCCGCGTCCACCGCGCGTACACCATGGACGGTGAGACGACGATCGGCGCGGGCGACCGGCTGCGGACGGTCCTCACGCTCGGGGACCGCGCCGACACCGTCGTCCTGCGCGACGGCCGGCGCCTCTCCTGGTCGCACCTGGACGACACGTACACCGGGGACGCGACCTACACCACCGGCGTCCCGCGCGACCAGCGGCACGCGGTCGGCACCACGACCGAGCGCTACCGGCTGTACGGCTCCGACGGGTGCCACGACCGGACCCTGACGACGGTTCAGGGGACGCTCACCGAGGACCGCCGACGCTGCTGA
- a CDS encoding Gfo/Idh/MocA family protein → MKEQVPPTPSRRKVLKTTAGAAGAGLGIAAVGAPAAQAATGSAATSTTAAAAAEKAAPDTPRRRGATMAGVPFEGRSTVRVGIIGLGNRGNGMIGLFLALPWVRVVAVCDPVREKAERAAAKVVAAGQPAPAVYTHGEDDYENLCARSDLDFVYVATPWDQHFPMAKAAMLNGKHVGVECPIAMRLDELWELVDLSEQTRRHCMQLENCCYGRNEMRVLRMAHAGKFGELLHGAGAYNHDLRGLMFSPTYYEGPWRRLWHTKLRGDLYPNHGFGPVANYMDVNRGDRVVSISSFGTPALGLAEYRAEHMPPGDPSWKETYIESDRTISMVQTAKGRVIRLEHDVSTPHPYSRINSLGGTRGVFEDYPARIYLEPDHTNDQWADFSSYAGEFDHWLWKEHANPPGGHGGMDYIMIYRLMQCVQLGLVPDFDVYDAATWTAPVPLSHASIKAKGAPQEIPDFTRGEWRKARSGVDSVKPS, encoded by the coding sequence TCCTCAAGACCACCGCCGGCGCGGCCGGCGCGGGACTCGGAATCGCCGCCGTCGGCGCCCCGGCCGCCCAGGCCGCCACCGGATCCGCCGCCACCTCGACGACCGCGGCCGCGGCGGCGGAGAAGGCCGCGCCGGACACGCCGAGGCGTCGCGGAGCGACCATGGCCGGGGTCCCCTTCGAGGGCCGTTCCACGGTCCGAGTCGGGATCATCGGCCTCGGCAACCGGGGCAACGGCATGATCGGTCTCTTCCTCGCGCTGCCCTGGGTGCGGGTGGTGGCCGTCTGCGATCCGGTGCGGGAGAAGGCCGAGCGGGCCGCCGCCAAGGTCGTCGCCGCCGGTCAGCCCGCCCCCGCCGTGTACACCCACGGCGAGGACGACTACGAGAACCTCTGCGCCCGCTCCGACCTCGACTTCGTGTACGTGGCCACCCCCTGGGACCAGCATTTCCCGATGGCCAAGGCGGCGATGCTGAACGGCAAGCACGTCGGCGTCGAGTGTCCGATCGCGATGCGGCTCGACGAGCTCTGGGAGCTGGTCGACCTGTCCGAGCAGACCCGTCGCCACTGCATGCAGCTGGAGAACTGCTGCTACGGGCGGAACGAGATGCGGGTCCTGCGCATGGCGCACGCCGGCAAGTTCGGCGAACTCCTGCACGGCGCGGGGGCGTACAACCACGACCTCCGCGGCCTGATGTTCTCGCCGACGTACTACGAGGGGCCGTGGCGCCGGCTGTGGCACACGAAGCTGCGCGGCGACCTCTACCCCAACCACGGTTTCGGTCCCGTCGCCAACTACATGGACGTCAACCGGGGCGACCGGGTGGTGAGCATCAGCAGCTTCGGCACCCCCGCCCTCGGCCTGGCCGAGTACCGCGCGGAGCACATGCCGCCCGGCGACCCGAGCTGGAAGGAGACGTACATCGAGAGCGACCGGACGATCAGCATGGTCCAGACGGCCAAGGGCCGGGTGATCCGGCTGGAGCACGACGTCTCCACCCCGCACCCGTACAGCCGGATCAACAGCCTGGGCGGGACGAGGGGCGTCTTCGAGGACTACCCGGCCCGGATCTACCTGGAGCCGGACCACACGAACGACCAGTGGGCCGACTTCTCGTCGTACGCCGGCGAGTTCGACCACTGGCTGTGGAAGGAGCACGCCAACCCGCCCGGCGGCCACGGCGGCATGGACTACATCATGATCTACCGGCTGATGCAGTGCGTGCAGCTGGGTCTCGTGCCGGACTTCGACGTGTACGACGCCGCCACGTGGACGGCTCCGGTGCCGCTGAGCCACGCCTCGATCAAGGCGAAGGGCGCGCCGCAGGAGATCCCCGACTTCACGCGCGGCGAGTGGCGCAAGGCCCGCTCGGGCGTGGACTCGGTCAAGCCCTCCTGA